A region of Deltaproteobacteria bacterium DNA encodes the following proteins:
- a CDS encoding PKD domain-containing protein, whose translation MSTFNSFVKNGSSGSVLLILSALLLFPAYCLADNVSSLVTVSRANARSTLDRRTGNVTSTVDITIRNTSAQNISSPLRAVFDITDNRVTMPGALGGPNSGPYNKYYYDLSTKLPAGNFLPGAGVTFSARFVYKSSIRFSYYVYTYGTLASVNNPPALSPIGDRTVAEGSALSFSVNAADPDGDALAYSTSALPAGAAFDPGTRSFNWIPSYTQAGIYQVTFTATDPGGLFASEQITITVTNTNRAPVLDAVGPKSVAENSPLSFAVSAADPDGDALTFSTSALPADAAFDPGTRSFNWTPSYTQAGIYQVTFTATDPGGLYASEQITITVTNTNRQPTANAGGPYSGIVGQAIAFSGSGTDPDGDPLTFSWSFGDGGTGSGAAAIHEYSAAGSYMSTLTVSDGQGGGNSSSATVTVNQEAPQPPQVTVAPDWIVNEGQPLSITVTGADPRGKTVNLSAGPFIRNSTFLQVPGASATGTFEFTPDYTQQGIYSVSFVGRNNDGLADCKTVKITVNNVNRPPALTADDTASVDEGKTLVLSIQANDPDGDPLTVTAGSLPPNAVFIPPPVGTLSFAPDYTQAGAYDIVFTAADGNVSVDKAVRITVNDVPAGDPNQPKELVLVVDPVQNPSFLKTQRITGTVNTGVNVPPVAGMKSTLITGLDPSTGRQGDSMTVTLTGQSAGGFTTTFANGVSRADFGAGITFVSVNVVSPSLAQANISVDPSAAEGPRAVSIITGNETAVSVVAFNVVKGRTSVIGILVDSGGLPLADAPVTVQGTAVSTRTAADGSFNLSDVPSGVSTLVIAPDNHEVLRLAINALPGVAIDVGTVASASTVYIPGAEPSVSLGSILGRGAARLTPTQQKEDLKKTIIDTMILVGGADAGVLDEYGNQLNPKLTGAGIVSLTAQGVDVISDRMLRGDSVALGDLLFFISYGTKWGGTRGYPLTLREWIRILQDIANAAWNDPMNPDNFLPIIMFSSSGSYSPDPPTLSPATRLNPLQEFLFTSSIVAHMKRNGWTGANASDPEKESLWKRLASSAERLLSGVVDWLFPSAWASPPFPGTYGGGTYMSLDGKGSYPTLTMNQGMGQVAGGMMKMMMTPSAGAIGGSSLALMIAGSSETDLTPYVAAVGASMNVPEPPRNLSAVPEGGTVRVTFTPSVNDYWEGTYCLLHFSSSVARPRVVQAGYRPSGGPNSFVIVDYDPPLSGTGYYVMTFTKGGTIASMLDNTGYTEASLRPWWAFPSSGASPEQLSMLSRRYGLTSNYSVPEIYTGGPQPPARDVDAIAVDPSDGSVYASYPADRFILKYPNDNGALGDPVQFANTQFADPGQKGLAIDAAGNLYTENAASEEAYGGRLFRFTGTGAREFTGTLNYFSQMLMYARPASGGPMSVAPDGELAVLERLSRKILKVPVNAAYDPYRRVGLTYFSLDSPLFTDVIDIEFDAGGNSSGNQRMYFLSPRGIAVVPFVPGTGSSTGQFEFLPLD comes from the coding sequence ATGTCCACGTTCAATTCATTCGTGAAAAACGGATCGAGCGGAAGCGTTCTCCTGATCCTGTCGGCGCTGCTTCTTTTCCCCGCATACTGCCTGGCCGACAATGTCAGCAGCCTTGTGACGGTCTCCCGCGCCAATGCGCGGAGCACTCTCGACCGGCGTACGGGCAACGTTACCAGCACGGTCGATATCACAATAAGGAACACATCGGCCCAAAACATCTCGTCCCCGCTTCGTGCCGTGTTCGATATCACCGACAACCGGGTAACGATGCCAGGTGCGTTGGGAGGGCCGAACAGCGGACCGTACAACAAGTATTACTACGACCTGAGCACAAAACTCCCGGCGGGTAATTTCCTGCCGGGAGCCGGCGTCACTTTTTCGGCCAGGTTCGTTTATAAAAGCAGCATCCGGTTCAGTTATTACGTTTACACGTACGGAACGTTGGCTTCCGTAAACAATCCGCCGGCGCTTTCTCCGATCGGGGATCGAACGGTTGCGGAAGGATCGGCGCTTTCATTTTCCGTAAACGCGGCCGATCCGGACGGCGACGCGCTCGCTTATTCGACGTCGGCCCTTCCTGCGGGCGCCGCGTTCGACCCCGGCACGCGATCGTTCAACTGGATCCCGTCGTACACGCAGGCGGGAATCTACCAGGTGACGTTCACAGCGACCGACCCCGGCGGTCTGTTTGCGTCCGAGCAGATCACGATCACGGTGACGAACACCAACCGTGCTCCTGTGCTCGATGCCGTCGGCCCGAAAAGCGTTGCCGAAAACAGCCCGTTGTCGTTTGCCGTGTCCGCGGCCGACCCGGACGGCGATGCGCTCACGTTTTCGACATCGGCCCTTCCTGCGGACGCCGCGTTCGACCCCGGCACGCGATCGTTCAACTGGACCCCGTCGTACACGCAGGCGGGAATCTACCAGGTGACGTTCACGGCGACCGACCCCGGCGGCCTGTATGCGTCAGAGCAGATCACGATCACGGTAACGAACACCAACAGGCAGCCCACGGCAAACGCGGGAGGTCCGTACAGCGGTATCGTGGGCCAGGCTATCGCGTTTTCCGGAAGCGGTACCGATCCTGACGGAGATCCCCTTACCTTTTCGTGGTCGTTCGGCGACGGCGGAACGGGGAGCGGAGCGGCTGCGATACACGAATACTCCGCAGCCGGCAGCTACATGTCGACGCTGACTGTCAGCGACGGACAGGGAGGCGGTAATTCCTCCTCGGCGACCGTCACCGTGAACCAGGAAGCGCCGCAACCCCCTCAAGTCACCGTTGCTCCGGATTGGATCGTGAACGAAGGCCAGCCCCTGTCCATTACGGTGACCGGGGCCGATCCCCGCGGAAAGACGGTAAACCTGTCGGCGGGACCGTTCATAAGGAACAGCACTTTCCTCCAGGTCCCGGGAGCCAGCGCGACGGGCACCTTCGAATTCACGCCTGATTATACCCAGCAGGGGATATATTCGGTCTCGTTCGTCGGCAGGAACAATGATGGACTTGCCGACTGCAAGACCGTCAAAATCACGGTGAATAACGTGAACCGCCCGCCGGCATTGACGGCGGACGATACGGCGAGCGTGGACGAAGGCAAGACGCTCGTGCTTTCGATTCAGGCGAATGACCCTGACGGCGATCCCCTCACCGTTACGGCCGGGTCGTTGCCGCCGAACGCCGTTTTCATTCCGCCTCCGGTTGGCACGCTTTCCTTCGCGCCTGACTATACCCAGGCGGGGGCCTACGACATCGTTTTCACTGCCGCCGACGGGAACGTGTCGGTCGATAAAGCCGTCAGGATTACCGTCAACGATGTGCCGGCAGGCGATCCGAACCAGCCGAAGGAATTGGTCCTCGTTGTCGACCCGGTTCAGAATCCCTCGTTCCTGAAAACGCAAAGAATCACCGGCACGGTGAACACGGGCGTCAATGTTCCACCGGTGGCGGGAATGAAATCCACCCTCATTACGGGGTTGGATCCATCCACGGGCAGGCAGGGAGATTCGATGACTGTTACCCTGACCGGCCAGTCGGCAGGGGGGTTCACAACGACTTTCGCAAACGGAGTAAGCCGTGCCGATTTCGGGGCCGGGATCACGTTTGTCTCCGTGAATGTCGTCAGCCCATCGCTTGCCCAGGCAAACATCTCGGTGGATCCTTCTGCCGCAGAGGGGCCGCGGGCGGTAAGCATCATCACGGGAAACGAAACCGCGGTATCGGTTGTGGCCTTCAACGTGGTGAAGGGCCGGACGAGCGTAATCGGAATCCTGGTCGATTCCGGCGGGCTGCCGTTGGCGGATGCGCCGGTCACCGTGCAGGGAACCGCCGTTTCAACGCGGACAGCAGCGGACGGCTCTTTCAACCTGTCGGACGTTCCGTCCGGGGTATCCACGCTTGTTATCGCACCCGATAATCACGAAGTCTTAAGACTCGCGATCAATGCGCTGCCGGGCGTAGCGATCGACGTCGGCACGGTGGCTTCAGCCTCCACGGTTTACATTCCCGGAGCCGAACCGTCGGTCTCCCTGGGAAGCATCCTCGGAAGGGGCGCGGCGAGATTGACGCCTACCCAGCAGAAGGAAGACCTTAAAAAAACCATCATCGACACGATGATCCTTGTGGGAGGCGCGGACGCGGGCGTACTGGATGAATACGGGAACCAGCTCAACCCCAAATTGACGGGCGCCGGGATCGTCAGCCTGACGGCGCAGGGGGTCGATGTCATCTCCGACCGTATGCTGCGCGGCGACAGCGTGGCTCTCGGCGACCTGCTCTTCTTCATCTCTTACGGCACGAAGTGGGGCGGGACGCGGGGCTACCCCCTTACATTGCGCGAATGGATCCGGATCCTGCAGGACATCGCGAACGCGGCATGGAACGATCCCATGAATCCCGACAATTTCCTTCCGATCATCATGTTCAGTTCCTCCGGTTCCTACTCCCCCGACCCGCCCACCCTGTCTCCTGCGACGCGTCTTAATCCGCTGCAGGAATTTCTCTTCACAAGCAGCATTGTCGCCCACATGAAGAGGAACGGATGGACGGGAGCGAATGCCTCCGATCCGGAAAAAGAGAGCTTATGGAAACGGCTGGCGTCGTCGGCCGAACGGCTATTGTCCGGCGTGGTGGACTGGCTCTTCCCCTCCGCATGGGCTTCCCCGCCGTTTCCCGGAACGTACGGGGGGGGAACCTACATGTCCCTCGATGGGAAGGGCAGCTATCCTACGCTGACGATGAACCAGGGAATGGGGCAGGTGGCGGGCGGGATGATGAAAATGATGATGACTCCTTCCGCCGGCGCCATCGGGGGATCTAGCCTGGCCCTCATGATCGCCGGTTCCTCGGAGACGGACCTGACACCGTATGTTGCCGCGGTGGGGGCCTCGATGAACGTACCGGAACCTCCGCGCAATTTATCCGCCGTGCCCGAAGGCGGAACGGTCCGCGTTACCTTTACGCCGAGCGTCAACGATTACTGGGAGGGGACATACTGCCTTTTGCATTTCAGCAGTTCGGTGGCGCGTCCCAGGGTAGTTCAGGCCGGGTACAGGCCTTCGGGCGGTCCGAACTCCTTCGTGATCGTCGATTACGATCCTCCCCTTTCGGGAACCGGTTATTACGTGATGACGTTCACGAAGGGAGGGACCATCGCATCGATGCTGGACAACACCGGGTACACCGAGGCGTCGCTGCGTCCCTGGTGGGCTTTTCCCTCATCCGGTGCATCGCCGGAGCAACTCTCGATGTTGAGCAGGAGATACGGGCTTACGAGCAACTACTCCGTGCCCGAAATATACACCGGAGGCCCGCAACCGCCGGCGCGCGATGTCGACGCGATCGCCGTGGATCCTTCGGACGGAAGCGTCTACGCGAGTTACCCGGCCGACCGGTTCATATTGAAATATCCGAACGATAACGGAGCGCTCGGCGATCCTGTGCAGTTTGCGAATACCCAGTTCGCCGATCCCGGCCAGAAAGGGCTTGCCATCGACGCCGCCGGCAACCTCTACACGGAAAATGCGGCGTCGGAGGAGGCCTACGGCGGAAGGCTGTTCCGGTTTACCGGAACAGGCGCACGCGAATTCACCGGAACGCTCAACTACTTCAGCCAGATGTTGATGTACGCCCGCCCGGCCTCGGGGGGGCCGATGTCCGTGGCCCCGGACGGGGAACTCGCGGTCCTCGAAAGGTTAAGCAGAAAAATCCTCAAGGTCCCGGTCAATGCCGCGTACGACCCGTACCGGCGCGTCGGGCTAACGTATTTCAGCCTTGATTCTCCTCTTTTCACCGACGTTATCGATATCGAGTTCGACGCGGGCGGAAATTCGTCCGGAAATCAACGGATGTATTTCCTCTCGCCGCGGGGGATCGCTGTCGTTCCGTTCGTTCCGGGGACCGGATCGAGTACCGGGCAGTTCGAATTCCTGCCTTTAGACTGA
- a CDS encoding carboxypeptidase regulatory-like domain-containing protein, producing MRHKNASAWVPLIAAVLIAVSPRAGRCDVTVKGNAVTSVNPVDFANQEAERKTYLLSKGMSEAQVEAYLYNYSNEYFGSNPVPTGLTFTVRIDGAPDFTINGETGPGGAYAFTIPEQYRDEFTSGKVTIQFEMDGADWPDIYKSAMGGKDLFGNDSYIDSGTVKSPQMPLTKVAVSSTDMAYVSPLEITDEPTAFSANILASMQKIDAKIIAARDFMPDFDISHPDSVRYLSTSAGTAQNSLMDINTTLGTSTMTLDQLDPVNVLSGDGSGTVYHEYGHLILSKLFGSSYLLYLDRPELLGGGGEHAMGGRLNLEKVAFNESFAHFIAGVGMEVPKGIYDLYDKEWAKVTGNAPNQWKMIKNQEARGDPAVSIESRKTNFYNSYKTAIDKMEAKYNELNSNSADANNYEGYATEFFNELYFSGKFDQDEALGKIFSVLETGLLNPIPPGNIDEFFARWKDLYPEDAQKIDEVKQAVIDRIFTQRAAFIEQMKAEMRNLHDELWPPDEPGGGDPCSAGTALPGSGCEPPGDGPYFVPPPPPATALYTGLAACPGKRMFFVSDYGGRQMIMFRPDEAEHRSVPLMSGLDNPGDVDVGEAGASIAVSVGGAVRKNYLGLTVYAENEAGAPLGGADVIVQNDLGEFGTRTDANGYATVLDLLRPGVASRDVIVNVVRGRASGNKSISLGPCQTFARIVLREVPPPPPERKTDVVDPEKPVRVELVVTPPDPPPGDPDNPVPPPPQPGANQVPPVFLPGERRPAPPPDGGGGSTAPPTVRIVTPVDGMSTNEDEQVVRGTVSDRSVTKATVTLNGVDIEVPVYNGEFAVALTLATGPNTITAKATGLLQGGQQGAEGVSEPVQVTYDPAYSGGGAVYGRVTNAYNGQPYENARVVADGTGQETATGPDGYYGFPALPAGSVSVTAQP from the coding sequence GTGAGGCATAAGAATGCAAGCGCTTGGGTGCCGCTGATCGCCGCGGTTTTGATCGCAGTTTCTCCTCGTGCCGGCCGGTGCGATGTAACGGTTAAAGGCAATGCCGTCACGTCGGTGAATCCGGTGGACTTCGCTAACCAGGAAGCGGAACGAAAGACATACCTTCTTTCCAAAGGCATGAGCGAGGCGCAGGTCGAGGCTTATCTCTATAACTACAGTAACGAATATTTCGGCTCGAACCCCGTGCCCACGGGATTGACGTTCACCGTGCGGATCGACGGCGCCCCGGATTTTACGATAAACGGCGAAACGGGACCGGGAGGGGCCTATGCATTTACTATCCCCGAACAGTACAGGGATGAGTTTACATCCGGGAAGGTCACGATACAGTTCGAAATGGACGGAGCGGACTGGCCGGATATATACAAGTCCGCCATGGGGGGAAAGGATTTATTCGGGAACGATAGCTACATTGATTCGGGGACGGTGAAGTCGCCCCAGATGCCGCTGACGAAGGTTGCGGTCTCCTCTACGGATATGGCGTATGTCTCACCGCTGGAGATAACCGACGAGCCAACGGCATTCTCCGCGAATATCCTGGCGAGCATGCAAAAGATCGACGCGAAGATTATAGCCGCAAGGGATTTCATGCCGGACTTCGATATAAGCCATCCCGATAGCGTCAGGTATCTGTCCACCTCCGCCGGCACGGCGCAGAACTCCCTTATGGACATTAACACGACCCTGGGCACATCGACGATGACGCTCGACCAGTTGGATCCCGTTAACGTCCTGTCAGGCGACGGCTCGGGAACCGTCTACCACGAATACGGACATTTGATCCTGTCGAAGCTTTTCGGGTCCTCATATTTGCTCTACCTGGATCGCCCTGAATTGTTGGGTGGAGGCGGCGAGCACGCGATGGGCGGGAGGCTTAACCTCGAGAAGGTCGCGTTCAACGAAAGCTTCGCCCATTTCATCGCCGGAGTGGGGATGGAAGTCCCGAAAGGGATATACGACCTATACGACAAGGAATGGGCAAAAGTGACCGGCAACGCGCCGAATCAATGGAAAATGATAAAGAATCAGGAGGCTCGCGGCGATCCTGCCGTATCGATCGAATCCCGGAAAACGAACTTTTACAATTCCTACAAGACTGCCATCGACAAGATGGAGGCGAAATACAACGAGCTTAACTCCAACAGTGCGGATGCCAATAATTACGAGGGCTATGCCACCGAATTCTTCAACGAACTCTACTTTTCGGGCAAATTCGATCAGGACGAGGCGCTGGGTAAGATATTCAGCGTCCTCGAGACCGGCCTGCTGAACCCTATCCCGCCCGGAAACATAGACGAATTCTTCGCAAGGTGGAAAGATCTCTACCCCGAAGATGCTCAGAAGATCGACGAAGTCAAACAAGCGGTGATCGACCGGATATTCACGCAGCGGGCGGCTTTCATAGAGCAGATGAAGGCCGAGATGCGGAATCTGCACGACGAGTTGTGGCCTCCGGATGAGCCGGGCGGCGGAGATCCGTGTTCCGCCGGAACGGCGCTCCCCGGTTCGGGGTGCGAACCTCCCGGCGATGGGCCTTACTTCGTTCCTCCTCCGCCTCCCGCGACGGCATTATATACCGGCCTTGCGGCTTGCCCCGGGAAGCGGATGTTCTTCGTTTCGGACTACGGGGGAAGGCAGATGATCATGTTCCGGCCCGACGAGGCCGAGCACCGCTCCGTTCCTCTAATGTCGGGGTTGGACAACCCCGGAGACGTGGATGTGGGAGAAGCCGGGGCGTCGATCGCGGTTTCGGTCGGAGGGGCGGTCCGGAAGAATTACCTCGGCCTTACCGTCTACGCGGAGAATGAAGCGGGGGCGCCGTTGGGCGGCGCGGACGTCATCGTGCAGAACGATCTGGGAGAGTTCGGCACCCGGACCGACGCGAACGGGTACGCGACCGTCCTCGACCTTCTGCGGCCGGGCGTCGCCTCAAGGGACGTAATCGTCAACGTCGTACGCGGCCGGGCATCGGGCAATAAGAGTATTTCCCTCGGCCCCTGTCAGACTTTCGCAAGGATTGTGTTGCGCGAGGTTCCGCCTCCGCCTCCCGAGCGGAAGACGGATGTTGTCGATCCGGAAAAGCCGGTGAGGGTGGAACTTGTAGTGACGCCGCCGGATCCGCCACCCGGGGATCCCGACAATCCTGTGCCCCCGCCCCCGCAACCCGGAGCCAACCAGGTGCCTCCCGTGTTTCTTCCCGGCGAGAGGCGGCCTGCTCCTCCGCCGGACGGTGGAGGCGGATCTACCGCCCCGCCTACCGTGCGAATCGTCACGCCCGTCGACGGCATGAGCACCAATGAGGACGAACAGGTGGTACGGGGAACCGTGAGCGACCGGTCGGTAACGAAGGCGACGGTGACCCTGAACGGCGTCGACATCGAGGTTCCTGTTTACAACGGAGAGTTTGCAGTGGCGCTGACCCTTGCAACCGGTCCGAATACCATTACTGCGAAAGCGACCGGCCTGCTGCAGGGCGGGCAGCAGGGAGCGGAAGGTGTTTCGGAACCGGTGCAGGTAACGTACGACCCCGCATATTCGGGCGGAGGGGCGGTTTACGGCCGCGTTACGAATGCATACAACGGACAACCATATGAAAACGCCCGCGTGGTTGCGGACGGAACCGGGCAGGAGACGGCCACCGGCCCCGACGGTTACTACGGCTTCCCGGCACTTCCCGCGGGGAGCGTATCCGTGACGGCGCAGCCGTGA
- a CDS encoding PEP-CTERM sorting domain-containing protein, with protein sequence MKKLIQAIAALGLLFVIPGLSRADIINGNFSNGLNGWTFEPSAGVNVSSGRAYLNTLGYDSGYSQISLYQTFGIPAWANTIRFDVGFSSGVADPADPGFGFPDSFTATYIDPDNYLSFLSIDVNGLYDVNGTTDPLADGMFRFSANISSLAGRTGTIYFDLLDGNDGYFSTAKVDNVDFVPVPEPGTMSLIGTGLAFLAGMRKRRGGKSL encoded by the coding sequence ATGAAAAAGCTGATACAGGCGATCGCAGCATTGGGACTATTGTTCGTCATACCGGGGCTAAGCCGGGCGGATATAATCAACGGGAATTTTTCCAACGGTCTGAACGGATGGACCTTCGAGCCATCTGCCGGCGTGAACGTTTCCAGCGGTCGGGCATACCTGAATACGTTGGGTTACGATTCCGGATATTCGCAAATTTCCTTGTATCAAACATTCGGCATACCCGCCTGGGCGAACACGATAAGGTTCGACGTCGGGTTTTCAAGTGGAGTTGCCGATCCCGCCGACCCGGGATTCGGTTTTCCGGATTCGTTCACGGCGACCTACATTGATCCGGACAATTACCTGTCGTTTCTTTCGATCGATGTCAACGGATTGTATGACGTGAACGGAACGACGGATCCCCTCGCCGACGGGATGTTTCGTTTTTCTGCAAATATATCGAGCCTGGCCGGCAGGACGGGGACCATATATTTCGATCTTTTGGATGGCAATGACGGTTATTTTTCCACTGCCAAAGTCGACAACGTGGATTTCGTTCCTGTCCCTGAACCGGGGACGATGTCCCTCATCGGGACCGGCCTTGCCTTCCTGGCAGGAATGAGAAAAAGACGCGGAGGGAAATCGTTATAA